A genomic window from Cucumis melo cultivar AY chromosome 8, USDA_Cmelo_AY_1.0, whole genome shotgun sequence includes:
- the LOC103484509 gene encoding glyoxysomal processing protease, glyoxysomal isoform X2, whose protein sequence is MTAGPLSILGKPELIPGVQIDIMVEGISRDSDVSKTPHWHAAHLLALYDIPTSATALQSVMDASLDSLHQRWEVGWSLASYTNGSPSFRDSLRGQIENEKRTIVGSQRFLDLEGSNKNNDLTIRIAILGVTSLSKDMPNINISPSRQRGSFLLAVGSPFGVLSPVHFLNSISVGSISNCYPPSSLSKSLLMADMRCLPGMEGCPVFDEKARLIGVLIRPLVHYMTGAEIQLLIPWGAIATASSGLLLGPCNAGERIDNDNGCISAVGNLAVNKEQKFEEGFSSIQESSACSRPFPFKIEKAVASVCLVTMGEGIWASGVLLNSQGLILTNAHLIEPWRFGKTNVSGEKSIENSKLLQSRTEHSPCSMNNGVFGQKSGNIEPNASKNGNILLHNQLEDNKLSFANYGRRNLRVRLSHAEPWIWCDAKLLYICKGPWDVALLQLERIPEQLSPIIMDCSCPSSGSKIHVIGHGLLGPKSGLSPSVCSGVVSNVVKAKIPSSYHKGDSLEYLPAMLETTAAVHPGGSGGAVVNSEGHMIGLVTSNARHGRGVIIPHLNFSIPCAALEPIHRFSKDMEDLSVLKVLDEPNEQLSSIWALMSQRSPKPSPLPDLPELLGEDHGSKGKGSRFAKFIAERREVLRKPTLHNEGERLLPSDITRSKL, encoded by the exons TATGATATACCTACATCTGCCACTGCTCTTCAATCAGTCATGGATGCATCCTTAGATTCATTACATCAGAGATGGGAGGTCGGCTGGTCTTTGGCCTCATATACAAATGGTTCTCCATCTTTTAGGGATTCTCTTCGGGGACAG ATTGAGAATGAAAAGAGGACTATTGTTGGTAGCCAGAGATTTTTGGATTTGGAAGGATCTAACAAGAACAATGACTTAACAATAAGAATCGCCATTCTTGGTGTTACCTCACTCTCAAAG GACATGCCAAACATAAATATATCTCCCTCAAGGCAGAGAGGATCCTTTCTTCTTGCTGTTGGTTCTCCTTTTGGTGTTCTATCACCGGTGCATTTCCTTAACAG CATATCGGTTGGATCAATTTCCAATTGCTACCCTCCTAGCTCATTGAGCAAGTCATTACTGATGGCTGACATGCGGTGTCTTCCTG GAATGGAAGGCTGTCCAGTTTTTGATGAAAAAGCACGTCTCATTGGTGTTCTGATTAGGCCACTTGTGCATTATATGACTGGTGCTGAGATTCAG CTGTTGATTCCATGGGGAGCCATCGCAACTGCTTCCAGTGGTCTACTGCTAGGACCTTGTAATGCTGGAGAAAGGATTGACAACGACAATGGGTGTATTAGTGCTGTGGGGAATTTGGCAGTGAATAAGGAACAAAAATTTGAGGAAGGCTTCAGCAGTATTCAAGAAAGTTCTGCTTGTTCTCGTCCTTTCCCATTTAAAATTGAGAAGGCAGTGGCTTCTGTTTGTCTTGTTACAATGGGCGAAGGAATATGGGCATCTGGCGTTTTGCTCAACAGCCAAGGCCTAATACTCACGAATGCCCACTTGATAGAGCCATGGAGATTTGGGAAAACAAATGTTAGTGGAGAAAAATCAATTGAAAATTCCAAGCTGCTGCAGTCCCGCACTGAGCATTCTCCGTGTTCAATGAATAATGGTGTTTTTGGCCAAAAGAGTGGAAATATAGAACCAAATGCCTCTAAAAATGGAAATATTCTTCTCCACAACCAACTTGAGGATAATAAGTTAAGTTTTGCTAACTATGGCCGTAGAAACTTGCGTGTTCGCTTGAGTCATGCAGAGCCTTGGATATGGTGTGATGCTAAATTGTTATACATCTGCAAGGGACCTTGGGATGTTGCCCTCTTGCAGCTCGAACGAATACCAGAGCAGCTCTCCCCTATTATAATGGATTGTTCTTGCCCATCCTCAGGGTCAAAGATACATGTTATTGGACATGGACTGTTGGGACCGAAATCTG GCTTGTCCCCTTCTGTTTGCTCTGGTGTGGTGTCTAATGTGGTGAAAGCAAAGATTCCCTCATCTTATCACAAAGGAGATTCATTAGAATATCTTCCTGCGATGCTTGAAACAACCGCTGCTGTGCACCCTGGTGGTAGTGGGGGTGCTGTTGTCAATTCAGAAGGCCATATGATTGGACTTGTTACAAG CAATGCAAGGCATGGGCGAGGAGTTATTATTCCACACTTGAACTTCAGCATACCATGTGCAGCTTTGGAACCCATCCATAGGTTCTCCAAAG ACATGGAGGACCTCTCAGTTTTAAAAGTTCTGGATGAACCAAATGAGCAGCTTTCTTCTATATGGGCATTGATGTCACAGCGATCTCCCAAGCCCTCTCCTCTGCCAGATCTGCCTGAATTGCTAGGTGAAGACCATGGATCAAAAGGGAAAGGTTCTCGATTTGCAAAGTTCATCGCCGAACGGCGTGAAGTACTCCGAAAGCCAACTCTTCATAACGAGGGGGAAAGGCTGcttccatctgatataacccgTAGCAAGTTATGA